A single Streptomyces sannanensis DNA region contains:
- a CDS encoding deoxyguanosinetriphosphate triphosphohydrolase has protein sequence MDGFDGFGHHPGYDSSDMERWAAEPDKRPGRTAFQRDRARVLHSAALRRLAGKTQVVTPGSRSYAWDASPRTRLTHSLECAQVGRELGAALGCDPDLVEAACLSHDMGHPPFGHNGEQALNDFAKDCGGFEGNAQSLRLLTRLEPKRFVRGPDGEPVSVGLNLTRAALDAATKYPWPRGGHPTDPGSPKFGAYEDDLPVFGWLRSGAPGQRRCFEAQVMDWSDDVAYSVHDFEDGLHAGHIDPNVLFAESERSEIWAVAIGRYVPDDTDPEELAAALDRLVDQEWWPHGYDGSAVAQARLKDATSQLIGRFCLDAEAATREAYGGGRLTRYGAELVVPRTTRNECAVLKAVADRYVMQRDEQERLRADQRIVLAELAEALTARAPEGLDPQFRALFDAAPDDRARKRVIVDQIASFTDASARTLHNRLSRRS, from the coding sequence ATGGACGGCTTCGATGGCTTTGGCCACCACCCGGGGTACGACTCGTCCGACATGGAGCGCTGGGCGGCCGAGCCCGACAAACGGCCGGGCCGTACCGCCTTCCAGCGCGACCGTGCCCGGGTGCTGCACTCCGCCGCGCTGCGCAGGCTGGCCGGAAAGACCCAGGTGGTCACCCCCGGCTCGCGCAGCTATGCCTGGGACGCCAGCCCCCGTACCCGGCTCACCCACTCCCTGGAATGCGCGCAGGTCGGCAGGGAGCTGGGGGCTGCCCTGGGCTGTGATCCCGATCTGGTCGAGGCGGCCTGCCTCTCCCATGACATGGGCCATCCGCCGTTCGGGCACAACGGCGAGCAGGCGCTCAACGACTTCGCCAAGGACTGCGGCGGATTCGAGGGCAACGCCCAGTCCCTGCGGCTGCTCACCCGGCTCGAACCCAAGCGGTTCGTGCGCGGTCCCGACGGGGAGCCGGTCAGCGTCGGCCTCAATCTCACCCGGGCGGCGCTCGACGCCGCCACCAAGTACCCGTGGCCGCGCGGCGGCCATCCCACCGATCCCGGCTCGCCGAAGTTCGGGGCGTACGAGGACGACCTGCCCGTCTTCGGCTGGCTCCGCTCCGGCGCCCCCGGGCAGCGCAGATGCTTCGAGGCCCAGGTCATGGACTGGTCGGACGACGTGGCGTACAGCGTGCACGACTTCGAGGACGGCCTGCACGCCGGCCACATCGATCCCAACGTGCTCTTCGCCGAGTCCGAGCGCAGCGAGATCTGGGCCGTGGCCATCGGCCGTTACGTCCCGGACGACACCGACCCCGAGGAGCTGGCCGCCGCCCTCGACCGGCTCGTCGACCAGGAATGGTGGCCGCACGGTTACGACGGCTCGGCGGTCGCCCAGGCCCGGCTGAAGGATGCCACCAGCCAGCTCATCGGCCGGTTCTGCCTGGACGCCGAGGCCGCCACCCGCGAGGCGTACGGTGGGGGCCGGCTCACCCGGTACGGAGCCGAACTGGTCGTCCCGCGCACCACCAGGAACGAGTGCGCGGTCCTCAAGGCCGTCGCCGACCGCTATGTGATGCAGCGGGACGAGCAGGAGCGGCTCCGTGCCGACCAGCGGATCGTCCTCGCCGAGCTGGCCGAGGCGCTCACCGCCCGTGCCCCCGAAGGCCTCGACCCGCAGTTCCGCGCGCTCTTCGACGCTGCGCCGGACGACCGGGCCCGCAAACGGGTGATCGTCGACCAGATCGCCTCGTTCACGGACGCCTCGGCCCGTACCCTGCACAACCGGCTCTCCCGGCGGTCCTGA
- a CDS encoding SanA/YdcF family protein — MRRPRLPRLPRTRRGQRRAVQALMLGCVLALAPATWMHAVADGRLRTTADAPSTDVAVVFGAGLWQGRPSPYLAHRLDAAAELYRTGKVRVVLVTGDNSREEYDEPDAMRAYLAERGVPDRRIVSDYAGFDTWDSCVRAKKIFGVERALLITQGFHIRRAVALCQAAGIESYGVGVAAKHDATWYYGHTRELFAAGKAALDAAFEPDPRFLGRQETSVTEALAAGR; from the coding sequence ATGCGCAGACCACGACTGCCGAGGCTGCCGCGCACCCGGCGCGGGCAGCGGCGGGCGGTGCAGGCGCTGATGCTCGGCTGTGTGCTGGCGCTGGCCCCGGCGACGTGGATGCACGCCGTGGCGGACGGTCGGCTGCGTACGACGGCCGACGCGCCCTCGACCGATGTCGCCGTCGTCTTCGGCGCCGGGCTGTGGCAGGGCAGGCCGTCGCCGTATCTCGCCCACCGCCTCGACGCGGCGGCCGAGCTCTACCGCACCGGCAAGGTCCGGGTGGTTCTGGTAACCGGGGACAACAGCCGCGAGGAGTACGACGAACCGGACGCCATGCGAGCCTATCTGGCCGAGCGGGGGGTGCCGGACCGGCGGATCGTCAGCGACTACGCCGGGTTCGACACCTGGGACTCCTGTGTACGGGCGAAGAAGATCTTCGGCGTGGAGCGGGCGCTGCTGATCACCCAGGGCTTCCACATACGCCGTGCCGTCGCGCTCTGCCAGGCGGCGGGGATCGAGTCGTACGGCGTGGGGGTCGCCGCCAAACATGATGCGACCTGGTACTACGGCCATACGCGCGAGCTGTTCGCGGCAGGCAAGGCGGCACTGGACGCGGCGTTCGAGCCGGATCCGCGTTTCCTGGGGCGTCAGGAGACGAGCGTCACCGAGGCGTTGGCGGCCGGCCGCTGA
- a CDS encoding class I SAM-dependent methyltransferase encodes MTSSELWTRATADRYDAEEAEASSAAVLGPTLAFLAELAGDGRALEFAIGTGRVGVPLRERGVPVVGIELSEHMAAVLRRKIDEGTLPVVIGDMATTVVPGGFALVYLVYNTITNLLTQDEQVECFRNAARHLEPGGRFVIELGVPPLRLLPPGQVAVPFDVSQQHLGFDTFDLVEQMLVSHHFTRDGDDGHYRRENSRHRYAWPAELDLMARIAGLELERRVADWDGAPFTQDSAKHVSVWRKPA; translated from the coding sequence GTGACGAGCAGTGAACTGTGGACCCGCGCGACCGCCGACCGCTACGACGCCGAGGAAGCCGAAGCGTCCTCGGCTGCCGTTCTCGGACCGACCCTCGCCTTCCTCGCCGAGCTCGCCGGAGACGGCCGGGCGCTGGAGTTCGCCATCGGAACAGGACGGGTGGGAGTCCCGCTCCGGGAACGCGGCGTGCCGGTGGTGGGCATCGAACTGTCCGAGCACATGGCAGCGGTGCTGCGGCGCAAGATCGACGAGGGCACCCTCCCGGTAGTCATCGGGGACATGGCCACCACCGTCGTTCCCGGCGGGTTCGCCCTGGTCTACCTCGTCTACAACACCATCACGAACCTGCTCACGCAGGACGAGCAGGTCGAGTGCTTCCGCAACGCCGCACGGCATCTGGAGCCCGGCGGCCGGTTCGTCATCGAGCTGGGTGTGCCGCCGCTGCGGCTCCTGCCGCCCGGCCAGGTCGCGGTGCCGTTCGACGTCTCCCAGCAGCATCTCGGCTTTGACACCTTCGACCTGGTCGAGCAGATGCTCGTCTCGCACCACTTCACCCGCGACGGCGACGACGGCCACTACCGCCGCGAAAACTCCCGACACCGGTACGCTTGGCCGGCGGAGCTCGACCTGATGGCGCGGATCGCTGGGCTCGAGCTGGAACGTCGCGTTGCAGACTGGGACGGGGCTCCGTTCACCCAGGACTCCGCGAAGCACGTCTCCGTGTGGCGCAAGCCAGCCTGA
- a CDS encoding gamma-glutamylcyclotransferase family protein, giving the protein MTECLPFFVYGTLRPGERNHDLLLRGRVTGEEPATLAGAVLYEGPGFPYALSAPPGSVITGDLVTPRPGTYDETLTLLDRLEGYYGPGDPRNLYDRIARDVCRPDGSTARAWVYLTAEKAARELRAHGRVIPGGEWPGGR; this is encoded by the coding sequence ATGACGGAGTGTCTGCCGTTCTTCGTGTACGGCACGCTCCGGCCCGGCGAGCGCAATCACGACCTGCTCCTGCGGGGCCGGGTGACCGGCGAGGAGCCGGCCACTCTGGCGGGCGCGGTGCTGTACGAGGGGCCGGGGTTTCCGTACGCGCTGAGCGCACCGCCCGGCTCGGTGATCACCGGCGATCTCGTCACTCCCCGGCCCGGGACGTACGACGAGACCCTGACGCTCCTGGACCGGCTCGAGGGGTATTACGGGCCCGGCGATCCACGCAATCTGTACGACCGGATCGCACGCGACGTCTGCCGCCCGGACGGCTCCACGGCCCGCGCCTGGGTCTACCTGACCGCGGAGAAGGCCGCCCGGGAGCTGCGCGCCCATGGCAGGGTCATCCCAGGCGGTGAATGGCCGGGCGGCCGCTGA
- the cutA gene encoding divalent-cation tolerance protein CutA, with translation MLTVLTTTDSAEKAAALARGAVEARLAACAQISSPVTSVYRWQGGIETAQEWQVLFKTTNERYERLEAHLRAVHDYDTPEIIAVQVVRGSGPYLAWVAEETTG, from the coding sequence GTGCTCACTGTACTGACCACGACCGACAGCGCGGAGAAGGCGGCGGCGCTCGCACGCGGCGCCGTGGAGGCCCGGCTCGCCGCCTGCGCGCAGATCTCCTCGCCCGTCACCTCCGTCTACCGCTGGCAGGGCGGGATCGAGACCGCCCAGGAATGGCAGGTGCTGTTCAAGACGACGAACGAGCGGTACGAGCGACTGGAGGCCCATCTGCGCGCCGTCCACGACTACGACACCCCGGAGATCATCGCCGTGCAGGTGGTGCGCGGCAGCGGTCCCTATCTCGCCTGGGTCGCGGAGGAGACCACGGGATGA
- a CDS encoding aminotransferase class IV family protein produces the protein MTIPPGTHVEIDGRPADAENLLVPALLGTYAHFTALQVRDGRTRGLDLHLDRLDAATRELSGAELDGERVRTLLRGALDRAGRRDSAARVYVYFGADLKPTLMVTVRPPVDMPAEPQSLMSVPYQRPFPHIKHLGSFAQTHYGRLAAQAGFSDALLTGPGGVISEGAVANIAFYEGTSVVWPDAPALTGITMALLEPRLGDHGLPSAQRPVTLADLGAYRAAFVCNSQGIAPVRLIDEVEFAVDERLMKTVAEAYAAVPWDVI, from the coding sequence ATGACGATTCCGCCCGGTACCCATGTCGAGATCGACGGCCGCCCCGCCGACGCCGAGAATCTGCTGGTCCCCGCGCTGCTCGGCACATACGCCCACTTCACCGCCCTGCAGGTCAGGGATGGCCGGACGCGTGGCCTGGACCTCCACCTCGACCGGCTGGACGCCGCCACCCGCGAGCTGTCCGGGGCGGAGCTGGACGGTGAGCGGGTGCGCACACTGCTGCGCGGCGCGCTGGACAGGGCCGGGCGCCGGGACTCCGCGGCGCGCGTGTACGTGTACTTCGGCGCAGACCTGAAGCCGACGTTGATGGTCACCGTACGGCCGCCCGTCGATATGCCGGCGGAGCCGCAGAGCCTGATGTCCGTGCCGTACCAGCGTCCGTTCCCGCACATCAAACATCTGGGCAGCTTCGCCCAGACGCACTACGGGCGGCTCGCGGCACAGGCCGGATTCAGCGACGCGCTGCTGACCGGGCCCGGCGGGGTGATCAGTGAGGGCGCTGTCGCCAATATCGCTTTCTACGAAGGGACTTCGGTCGTCTGGCCGGATGCGCCTGCGCTGACCGGGATCACCATGGCGCTGCTCGAGCCGCGGCTCGGCGACCACGGGCTGCCCTCGGCGCAGCGGCCGGTGACACTCGCGGATCTCGGCGCCTACCGGGCCGCGTTCGTCTGCAACTCGCAGGGCATCGCGCCGGTGCGGCTCATCGACGAGGTGGAGTTCGCGGTCGACGAGCGACTGATGAAGACGGTGGCCGAGGCGTACGCGGCCGTCCCCTGGGACGTCATCTGA
- a CDS encoding class F sortase — protein sequence MRGKAGLVAIAVCTGIWLIRTGSDMDLPPQPATTEAFARAAVAAEPDAGIPLPPSDPVRIRIPAIRVDAPVTRLGLRAGGSLEAPPAGNRNLAGWYRGGPAPGAKGASIIAGHVDTAEGPAVFYNLGTLKKGTRIEITRKDGRTAAFAVDAVEVFDNNAFPDRKVYGATVRPELRVITCGGGFDARTGYQANVVAFAHLTGEA from the coding sequence CTGCGAGGCAAGGCCGGACTGGTGGCCATCGCCGTCTGCACCGGCATCTGGTTGATCCGGACCGGCTCCGACATGGACCTTCCGCCGCAACCCGCCACCACCGAGGCGTTCGCCCGGGCGGCGGTGGCGGCCGAGCCGGACGCCGGAATTCCGCTGCCGCCGTCGGATCCGGTACGCATCCGGATCCCGGCCATCCGGGTCGACGCCCCGGTGACCCGGCTCGGCCTCCGCGCCGGCGGCAGCCTCGAAGCGCCGCCCGCCGGGAACCGCAACCTCGCCGGCTGGTACCGGGGCGGCCCCGCCCCGGGCGCGAAGGGCGCCTCGATCATCGCCGGGCACGTCGACACAGCCGAAGGACCTGCCGTCTTCTACAACCTCGGCACCCTGAAGAAGGGCACCCGTATCGAGATCACGCGCAAGGACGGCCGTACGGCGGCCTTCGCGGTCGATGCCGTCGAGGTGTTCGACAACAACGCGTTCCCCGACCGCAAGGTGTACGGCGCCACGGTCCGACCGGAACTGCGCGTGATCACATGCGGGGGCGGCTTCGACGCGCGTACCGGCTACCAGGCCAATGTGGTGGCGTTCGCCCATCTGACGGGCGAGGCCTAG
- a CDS encoding sulfite exporter TauE/SafE family protein translates to MPDISVTMIIVLCLAAAAAGWIDAVVGGGGLLLLPALLLGLPHAPAAQVLGTNKAVAIVGTSGAAITYARKAPVKVGTAVRIGAAALAGSMAGAFFAAGISSEVLRPVIMVVLLGVAAFVMLRPSFGTTPAGAEVTRARTVTAIVLVGGGIGFYDGLFGPGTGTFLVLALTAVLHLDLVTASATAKIVNVCTNAGALAMFAYHGSVLWQLAAMMAVFNLAGGMLGARMALKKGSEFVRGVLLVVVFSLIAKLAFDQWSA, encoded by the coding sequence ATGCCTGACATATCAGTGACCATGATCATCGTGCTCTGTCTCGCCGCGGCCGCCGCCGGCTGGATCGATGCCGTGGTGGGCGGTGGCGGGCTGCTGCTTCTGCCCGCGTTGCTGCTCGGGCTGCCTCATGCGCCCGCCGCGCAGGTCCTCGGCACCAACAAGGCGGTGGCCATCGTCGGCACCTCGGGCGCCGCGATCACATACGCACGCAAGGCGCCCGTGAAGGTCGGCACCGCCGTACGGATCGGGGCCGCGGCCCTGGCCGGCTCCATGGCCGGGGCGTTCTTCGCGGCAGGGATCAGCAGCGAGGTGCTGCGCCCGGTGATCATGGTGGTGCTGCTCGGTGTGGCCGCTTTCGTCATGCTGCGGCCCTCGTTCGGCACCACCCCGGCCGGAGCGGAGGTCACCCGGGCCCGTACCGTCACCGCGATCGTGCTGGTCGGCGGCGGAATCGGCTTCTACGACGGCCTGTTCGGGCCCGGCACCGGCACCTTCCTGGTGCTGGCGCTCACCGCCGTGCTCCATCTCGACCTGGTGACGGCCTCGGCCACCGCCAAGATCGTCAATGTCTGCACCAACGCCGGCGCGCTGGCGATGTTCGCCTACCACGGCTCCGTGCTGTGGCAACTGGCCGCGATGATGGCCGTGTTCAATCTGGCGGGCGGCATGCTCGGGGCCCGGATGGCCCTGAAGAAGGGCAGCGAGTTCGTGCGCGGAGTGCTGCTGGTCGTGGTCTTCTCGCTGATCGCGAAGCTCGCCTTCGACCAGTGGAGCGCCTAG
- a CDS encoding oxidoreductase yields MTGWSASDIPDQRGRTAVVTGANSGIGLVAARELARRGARVILACRSEARGKEAEARIRREIPGAEVEFAPLDLADLVSVRQFAEAYEQPTLDLLVNNAGVMALPYGRTTDGFETQFGVNHLGHFALTGLLLPKLLDTPGARVVALSSAMHALANVDMGDLNSERRYRRWIAYARSKTANLLFVHELARRLAATGSEVIAAAAHPGYAATNLQAAGPRISGNRTAERVMEFGNRIIAQPAESGALPTLYAATASGVRPDDFIGPSVLMLRGAPARSWRARWTLDDVASERLWVASEQLTGVVAEGLKS; encoded by the coding sequence ATGACGGGCTGGAGTGCGAGCGACATCCCCGACCAGCGCGGGCGTACCGCCGTGGTCACCGGAGCCAACAGCGGAATCGGGCTGGTCGCGGCACGGGAGCTGGCCCGCCGTGGTGCGCGGGTGATCCTCGCGTGCCGCAGCGAGGCCCGCGGCAAGGAGGCCGAGGCCCGAATACGGCGCGAGATCCCGGGTGCCGAGGTCGAGTTCGCCCCGCTGGATCTCGCCGATCTCGTGTCCGTACGTCAGTTCGCCGAGGCCTACGAGCAGCCAACGCTCGACCTGCTCGTCAACAACGCGGGCGTGATGGCACTGCCGTACGGCAGGACCACCGACGGCTTCGAGACCCAGTTCGGTGTCAACCACCTCGGGCACTTCGCGCTGACCGGGCTGCTGCTCCCGAAGCTGCTGGACACGCCGGGCGCCCGTGTGGTGGCCCTGTCGAGCGCCATGCACGCGCTCGCCAATGTCGACATGGGTGACCTCAACAGCGAGCGCCGATACCGCCGCTGGATCGCCTACGCCCGTTCCAAGACCGCCAATCTGCTCTTCGTCCACGAGCTGGCCAGGCGGCTGGCCGCCACCGGCTCCGAGGTGATCGCCGCGGCCGCGCACCCCGGCTATGCCGCCACCAACCTCCAGGCCGCGGGTCCGCGCATATCGGGCAACAGAACCGCCGAGCGCGTCATGGAGTTCGGCAATCGGATCATCGCCCAGCCGGCCGAGTCGGGTGCCCTGCCGACGCTGTATGCCGCCACCGCGTCCGGGGTGCGGCCGGACGACTTCATCGGCCCCTCGGTCCTGATGCTGCGAGGGGCGCCCGCCCGCTCCTGGCGGGCCCGGTGGACCCTGGACGACGTGGCGAGCGAACGGCTCTGGGTCGCGTCGGAGCAGCTCACCGGGGTCGTCGCGGAGGGCCTCAAGTCCTGA
- a CDS encoding VOC family protein codes for MSTMIFVNLPVKDLDASKAFWTKLGYSFNPQFTDETAACLVFSDTVFAMLLTEAKIKEFTKKEIADASKTTEVILALSAESREQVDELVDAALASGGSPANEPMDHGFMYGRSFQDPDHHLWEIIWMDPSAVEGGGQA; via the coding sequence ATGTCCACGATGATCTTCGTCAACCTCCCCGTGAAGGACCTCGACGCCTCGAAGGCCTTCTGGACCAAGCTCGGCTACTCCTTCAACCCGCAGTTCACCGATGAGACCGCGGCCTGCCTGGTGTTCAGTGACACCGTCTTCGCGATGCTCCTCACCGAGGCGAAAATCAAGGAGTTCACCAAGAAGGAGATCGCCGACGCCTCGAAGACCACCGAGGTCATCCTGGCCCTGAGCGCCGAGAGCCGGGAGCAGGTCGACGAGCTGGTCGACGCCGCCCTCGCCTCCGGAGGATCCCCCGCGAACGAGCCGATGGACCACGGCTTCATGTACGGGCGTTCCTTCCAGGACCCGGACCACCACCTCTGGGAGATCATCTGGATGGACCCGTCCGCGGTCGAGGGCGGCGGCCAGGCCTGA